The Comamonas endophytica sequence GTGCGGGCCCTTGGTCACGTAGTGGAAGAAGCTGCCCACGGCGGCCGCGCCCAGCGCCGCCAGCGCCAGCGGCTTGGCCACGCCCTTCCACAGCGACACCATCGGGCTGATCTTCGGATCATCCGGCAGGCCCTTGTACAGCGACGGCTTGTCCGCATGGTGCAGCACGTACATGACGTGCGTGCCGCCCACGCCGGCCGGGTCGTACAGGCCGGCCTTGTCGAAGCCTCGGCGGTTCAGGTCCTGGATCCGGTGCTCGGCATGCTCCTTCATCGCCTGCTTGGTGCCGAACTGGATGGCACCCGTGGGGCAGGTCTTGACGCAGGCGGGCTCGCGTCCCACGGCCACGCGGTCGGAACACAGGGTGCACTTGTACGCCTTGTGGTCCTTCTTCGAGATGCGCGGGATGTTGAACGGGCAGCCGGTCACGCAGTAGCCGCAGCCGATGCAGTTCTCCTGCTGGAAGTCCACGATGCCGTTGCTGTACTGCAGGATCGCGCCCGGCGAGGGGCAGGCCTTGAGGCAGCCCGGGTCCTCGCAGTGCATGCAGCCGTCCTTGCGGATCAGCCACTCCAGGTTGCCCGTGGCCTCGTTTTCGTACTCGGTGAAACGCATCACGGTCCACGACGCGGCGGTCAGGTCGGTGGGGTTGTCATAGACCCCCGCCGCCGCCGTGCCGATGTCGTCGCGCAGATCGTTCCACTCCATGCAGGCGGTCTGGCAGGCCTTGCAGCCAATGCACTTGGAGACGTCGATCAGCTTGGCCACCTCGCCGGAATGCGTTTCCCGCATGCTGGGCGAGGGGGTGGTGGTCGCCGAACGGCGCTTGATATCGAGAGAATGTGTAGAAGACATCAGCTACTCCTTAGGCCTTTTCCACCTTCACGAGGAAGGTCTTGGATTCTGGTGTGTTGCTGTTGCCGTCACCAATCGATGCCGTGAGATTGTTGGCCATGTGGCCCTTGCGCCCGGTCGTGGCAAAGCCCCAGTGGATGGGAATGCCGACATGGTGCACGGTCTTGCCTTCGATCTGCATGGGCTTGAGGCGCTTGGTCACCACCGCCGCGGCGCGCACGTAGCCGCGCTTGGAAGTGACCCTGACCTGCTGTCCGGTGGCAATGCCCAGCTCCTGCGCCAGCGCCTCCCCGATCTCGACGAACTGCTCCGGCTGAACGATGTTGTTCAGCTGGACATGCTTGGTCCAGTAGTGGAAGTGCTCGGTCAGGCGGTAGGTCGTGCCCACGTGCGGGAACTCGGCGGCCGTGCCGGCAGTGCCCTTGGTCGACTCGAGAATCCGCACCGCGGGGTTGATGACCGCGAGCTTGTTC is a genomic window containing:
- the fdxH gene encoding formate dehydrogenase subunit beta, which translates into the protein MSSTHSLDIKRRSATTTPSPSMRETHSGEVAKLIDVSKCIGCKACQTACMEWNDLRDDIGTAAAGVYDNPTDLTAASWTVMRFTEYENEATGNLEWLIRKDGCMHCEDPGCLKACPSPGAILQYSNGIVDFQQENCIGCGYCVTGCPFNIPRISKKDHKAYKCTLCSDRVAVGREPACVKTCPTGAIQFGTKQAMKEHAEHRIQDLNRRGFDKAGLYDPAGVGGTHVMYVLHHADKPSLYKGLPDDPKISPMVSLWKGVAKPLALAALGAAAVGSFFHYVTKGPHEVPAELEREEERMEERLEQQMLDKEDAK